One region of Streptomyces sp. NBC_00442 genomic DNA includes:
- a CDS encoding GNAT family N-acetyltransferase yields MAKIESELIRRWLSGWTAARSLPKAEPFESAGDGLRSTCDQPGREVEVFALRADEEPESLARLAASVGAARQTTWLTVPTLRPGTVEAVVGAAGLELLHRSEWFMTTDLTEHSQHAPAASYEREVRTEGPVTVVSLHDSSGDVAARGTIAVVGADAIADRIETDAAHRRRGMGRAVMSALAEAAAAQGARTGLLIASEEGQRLYSSLGWRHEADVLIARGPAVPSNR; encoded by the coding sequence ATGGCGAAGATCGAATCAGAGCTGATACGACGTTGGCTGAGCGGCTGGACCGCGGCTCGCTCCTTGCCCAAGGCCGAGCCGTTCGAGTCCGCCGGGGACGGCCTGCGGTCCACGTGCGACCAACCCGGCCGAGAGGTCGAGGTGTTCGCGCTCCGTGCGGACGAGGAACCCGAGTCCTTGGCACGGCTGGCTGCATCCGTCGGCGCCGCGCGGCAGACCACCTGGCTCACGGTGCCTACGCTGCGCCCAGGCACCGTCGAAGCCGTCGTCGGCGCCGCCGGACTGGAGTTGCTCCACCGGTCCGAGTGGTTCATGACGACCGATCTGACAGAGCACTCGCAGCACGCGCCCGCCGCGTCGTATGAGCGCGAGGTCCGCACGGAGGGACCAGTCACGGTCGTCTCCCTCCATGACTCCTCCGGAGATGTGGCGGCGCGCGGCACCATCGCCGTGGTCGGCGCTGATGCGATCGCCGATCGCATCGAGACGGACGCGGCGCACCGACGACGCGGCATGGGCCGCGCCGTGATGAGCGCTCTGGCGGAGGCCGCCGCGGCCCAGGGCGCCCGTACCGGTCTTCTCATCGCCAGTGAGGAAGGCCAGCGCCTCTACTCCTCCCTCGGCTGGCGCCACGAAGCCGACGTCCTGATCGCCCGGGGGCCGGCGGTTCCCTCCAACCGGTAG
- a CDS encoding trypsin-like serine peptidase produces MPTAEHILGAKSVGVIFVYKADPTTGDMHAHKCSASVVESPGRNLILTAGHCEGGKAVFVPWYRAEYALDKQSYGFYRIGGSDWFVDNRYVHNSKQPVSDLDFAFARVTPNADGKNVQDVVGANTLARTPGYNNDVTMVGYPSAKNNTPEDHGVRCPTRTEALPGYYQIQAKCSGMYGGTSGGPWFSKIDWSTGTGEIIGNVGGYNGGGNDANVDWLTYSPMHGDWFFKLYDEAKRNVPKIDHGSTYQQPALPYSMGNGETWTHARLLASGEYTGDGKGDLIVVWTDGEVTLYTGDGNGGFTGERQLTAPNDTWKDVKSLTGGDFSGGSGSDLLVVWSSGEVRILPDVGSNGLGGGIKIADAGSVWKYADQVAGGNFGTANNVTDLLVRWSDGEVTDYTAVGDKGFGTEHQLRKPDDAWRSATLVTAGDFTGGVNWDTLIRWADGRVVQYQDTSPSGLGKEIEMAAPQSIWTHDTIMTAGAYDSNNWPDDLLIRWSDGETTLYTRTGSSFGDEHTLVQPK; encoded by the coding sequence ATGCCGACGGCTGAGCACATCCTCGGCGCCAAGTCCGTCGGAGTGATCTTCGTCTACAAGGCGGATCCGACCACCGGCGACATGCATGCCCACAAGTGCTCGGCCAGCGTAGTGGAGAGCCCAGGCAGGAACCTGATCCTGACGGCAGGCCACTGCGAGGGCGGCAAAGCGGTCTTCGTACCCTGGTATCGGGCCGAGTACGCGCTGGACAAGCAGAGTTACGGGTTCTACCGCATTGGCGGCTCCGACTGGTTCGTCGACAACCGGTATGTCCACAACTCGAAGCAGCCGGTCTCAGACCTCGACTTCGCCTTCGCCCGGGTCACGCCGAACGCAGACGGCAAGAACGTGCAGGATGTGGTCGGGGCGAACACGCTGGCACGGACTCCGGGTTACAACAACGACGTGACGATGGTCGGCTACCCCAGCGCCAAGAACAACACTCCCGAAGACCACGGCGTGCGCTGCCCCACCCGGACCGAGGCCCTGCCCGGCTATTACCAGATCCAGGCCAAATGCAGCGGCATGTACGGCGGAACCTCCGGCGGCCCCTGGTTCTCGAAGATCGACTGGTCCACGGGAACGGGTGAAATCATCGGGAACGTCGGCGGCTACAACGGCGGGGGCAACGACGCCAACGTCGACTGGCTCACCTACAGCCCCATGCACGGCGACTGGTTCTTCAAGCTGTACGACGAGGCCAAGAGAAACGTGCCCAAGATCGACCACGGCAGTACCTATCAGCAGCCCGCGCTTCCGTACTCCATGGGCAACGGAGAAACCTGGACCCATGCCCGGCTCCTTGCCTCCGGCGAGTACACCGGCGACGGCAAGGGCGACCTGATCGTGGTGTGGACCGACGGCGAGGTCACCCTCTACACCGGTGACGGCAACGGCGGCTTCACGGGAGAGCGCCAGCTGACCGCACCCAACGACACCTGGAAGGACGTCAAGTCACTGACTGGCGGCGACTTCTCCGGCGGCAGCGGCTCGGACCTGCTGGTCGTCTGGAGCAGTGGCGAAGTGCGCATCCTTCCGGACGTCGGCAGCAACGGTCTCGGCGGCGGCATCAAGATCGCCGACGCCGGCTCGGTCTGGAAGTACGCCGACCAGGTCGCCGGCGGCAACTTCGGCACCGCGAACAACGTCACCGACCTGCTGGTGCGCTGGAGCGACGGGGAGGTCACCGACTACACCGCCGTCGGCGACAAGGGCTTCGGCACCGAACACCAGCTGCGCAAGCCCGACGACGCCTGGCGCAGTGCCACCCTCGTCACTGCGGGCGACTTCACCGGCGGCGTCAACTGGGACACCCTCATCCGCTGGGCCGACGGCCGCGTCGTTCAATACCAGGACACCAGCCCCAGCGGCCTCGGCAAAGAGATCGAGATGGCCGCACCCCAGAGCATCTGGACCCACGACACCATCATGACCGCAGGCGCCTACGACTCCAACAACTGGCCCGACGACCTCCTCATCCGCTGGTCCGACGGCGAAACCACCCTATACACCCGCACCGGATCGAGCTTCGGCGACGAACACACGCTCGTCCAGCCGAAGTAG
- a CDS encoding metallophosphoesterase family protein, translating to MPDSSRDTPEGAGWGKSQLGTYKRLMPAQVEKLSWLDPRTLWPARNGVLASWFGDPTGRTRSRWVEQAVAAGAPTDAIVRRTDADHFSFMVIGDTGEGDDPQYAVVPGFLKVSQGTDFAVLASDVIYPVGSTDDYGTKFFRPYRDYPAPIYAIPGNHDWYEGLQGFMRVFCEAPPLGPEARPRPLTRAWFRSLLWHSPGRADEQRLVAARALRAEPSQQAVQPGPYWAIDAGPIRIIGIDTGLLGTIDAEQGRWLREVSRGDRPKILVTGSPLYVDGEHHPCAIEGGGTVDAIVRDPEHHYVAAIGGDIHNYQRYPVRVGGGRTIQYVVAGGGGAFMHATHTIPRVSVADVTEDEYRCYPLRGDSLAFYSRLYGRRLRMTRFFTLTEAEATAVIAERLGVPPIRAHGEPVRVTRRMRLVASLLGAGRRPDRSALLRLPVRKTYTQVFSPGSATYSPPFFKCFLRLDVTPASIRLRCHSATGTLDHEIDPPVEDEVTIPLP from the coding sequence GTGCCTGACTCCTCACGCGACACACCAGAAGGCGCCGGCTGGGGCAAGTCCCAACTCGGCACGTACAAAAGGCTGATGCCCGCCCAGGTGGAGAAACTCTCGTGGCTGGACCCGAGAACGCTGTGGCCCGCCCGCAACGGCGTCCTCGCCTCCTGGTTCGGCGACCCGACGGGCCGGACCCGCAGTCGCTGGGTGGAGCAGGCCGTGGCCGCGGGCGCGCCCACCGACGCGATTGTCCGCCGCACCGACGCCGACCACTTCTCCTTCATGGTCATCGGTGACACCGGCGAAGGAGACGATCCCCAATACGCTGTGGTGCCAGGCTTCCTGAAGGTCAGTCAGGGAACGGACTTCGCCGTGCTCGCCAGTGACGTGATCTACCCGGTGGGCAGCACCGACGACTACGGCACGAAGTTCTTCCGCCCCTACCGCGACTACCCGGCGCCCATCTACGCGATACCGGGCAACCACGACTGGTACGAGGGCCTGCAAGGCTTCATGCGGGTCTTCTGTGAGGCACCACCGCTGGGGCCCGAGGCACGGCCCCGCCCCCTGACACGGGCCTGGTTCCGCTCGCTGCTCTGGCACTCTCCAGGCAGGGCCGACGAGCAACGCCTCGTCGCGGCACGGGCGTTGCGCGCGGAACCGTCCCAACAAGCCGTCCAGCCGGGCCCGTACTGGGCCATCGACGCCGGGCCGATACGGATCATCGGCATCGACACGGGCCTGCTGGGCACCATCGACGCCGAACAAGGGCGCTGGCTCCGCGAGGTGTCGCGCGGCGACCGGCCCAAGATTCTCGTTACCGGGTCCCCGCTGTACGTGGACGGCGAGCACCACCCGTGTGCCATCGAAGGCGGCGGTACCGTGGACGCCATCGTGCGTGACCCGGAGCACCACTACGTCGCGGCGATCGGCGGCGACATCCACAACTATCAGCGGTATCCGGTACGGGTGGGCGGCGGACGCACGATCCAGTACGTCGTCGCCGGTGGCGGCGGGGCGTTCATGCACGCCACGCACACGATCCCACGGGTCTCCGTCGCCGACGTCACGGAGGACGAGTACCGCTGCTATCCGCTGCGCGGCGACTCGCTGGCCTTCTACAGCAGGCTGTACGGGCGCCGGCTGCGGATGACCCGCTTCTTCACGCTGACCGAGGCCGAGGCCACAGCGGTGATCGCCGAACGGCTCGGCGTTCCGCCGATCCGCGCGCACGGCGAGCCCGTTCGTGTCACCCGGCGTATGCGCCTGGTCGCCAGTCTCCTTGGCGCCGGCCGCCGCCCCGACCGCAGCGCCCTTCTCCGGCTGCCGGTGCGCAAGACCTACACACAGGTCTTCTCGCCGGGTTCGGCGACGTACAGCCCGCCGTTCTTCAAGTGCTTCCTGCGGCTGGACGTCACGCCTGCCTCGATCCGTCTGCGCTGCCACTCGGCTACCGGCACCCTCGACCACGAGATCGACCCGCCGGTCGAGGACGAGGTGACCATCCCGCTGCCCTGA
- a CDS encoding helix-turn-helix transcriptional regulator, with translation MATMDLRTGIREFLSSRRARITPEQAGLPAYGGNRRVKGLRREEVALLAGVSVDYYVRMERGSLAGASDGVLEALASALQLDEAERDHLFHLARQSGAPSGPRRRRPAVTVRSTLQQVLDAISDAPAWIGNGRYDVLAMNQLGRALYSPVLADPRRPANTARFVYLNPEAARDLFVDYDQITGAAAAKLRMEAGRNPHDEALIALVGELSTRSELFRQRWASQDVRLHRSGRKRLRHPIVGRLDLDVESLELPAEPGLHLNVYTAPAGTPTADNLTLLASWAATQQTLATEFEAHNG, from the coding sequence ATGGCCACGATGGATCTACGCACCGGGATACGGGAGTTCCTCAGCTCGCGTCGCGCCCGCATCACACCCGAGCAGGCGGGCCTGCCCGCTTACGGCGGCAACCGTCGGGTCAAAGGTCTGCGTCGCGAGGAGGTGGCGCTACTGGCGGGGGTATCGGTCGACTACTACGTGCGCATGGAGCGCGGCAGCCTCGCTGGTGCTTCCGACGGCGTGCTCGAGGCGTTGGCCTCTGCCTTGCAACTCGACGAGGCCGAGCGTGACCACCTGTTCCACCTCGCGCGTCAATCCGGGGCGCCCAGCGGCCCACGCCGGCGCAGACCTGCCGTGACGGTGCGCTCGACGCTGCAGCAGGTCCTCGACGCTATCTCCGATGCGCCGGCCTGGATCGGTAACGGACGATATGACGTGCTCGCCATGAATCAACTCGGTCGCGCGCTGTATTCACCGGTGCTGGCCGACCCGAGACGGCCCGCGAACACAGCGCGGTTCGTCTATCTGAACCCCGAGGCGGCCAGAGATCTCTTTGTCGACTACGACCAAATTACCGGTGCCGCTGCCGCGAAACTACGCATGGAAGCCGGGCGCAATCCGCACGACGAGGCGCTGATCGCCCTAGTCGGCGAACTGTCAACGCGCAGTGAACTATTTCGGCAGCGGTGGGCATCTCAGGACGTGCGGCTGCACCGGTCCGGCCGCAAACGTCTGCGCCATCCGATCGTGGGCCGGCTCGACCTGGACGTCGAGTCCCTGGAACTGCCCGCCGAACCCGGCCTGCACCTCAACGTCTACACCGCACCCGCGGGCACACCGACCGCTGACAATTTGACGCTCCTGGCGTCGTGGGCGGCCACCCAACAGACGCTGGCGACCGAGTTCGAAGCACACAACGGATAG
- a CDS encoding HIT family protein, protein MDCIFCGLIREGTASWVDRGPVACAFAPLNPLAPGHTLVVPTLHYADVFETPPEVLAMTMALVQRVAEAARTALNASGVNILSASGPGSEQSVPHLHFHVVPRWVDDGISTWPTGHSTHRVTGDPGARLADALASGRHRRS, encoded by the coding sequence ATGGATTGCATTTTCTGCGGGCTCATCCGTGAAGGCACCGCGAGTTGGGTGGATCGTGGTCCGGTGGCCTGTGCATTTGCTCCACTGAACCCGCTGGCGCCGGGTCACACTCTGGTGGTTCCGACACTGCATTACGCGGACGTGTTCGAGACCCCGCCCGAGGTCCTCGCCATGACGATGGCACTGGTTCAGCGCGTGGCCGAGGCTGCGCGGACCGCCCTGAACGCATCGGGCGTGAACATCCTCAGCGCCAGCGGCCCGGGATCGGAGCAGTCGGTGCCCCACCTGCACTTTCATGTCGTTCCACGATGGGTGGACGACGGAATCTCGACCTGGCCCACCGGACACTCCACACACCGCGTCACCGGGGATCCGGGGGCACGGCTTGCCGACGCCCTGGCTTCCGGCCGGCACCGCAGAAGCTGA
- a CDS encoding alpha/beta fold hydrolase, which yields MDDQRSVDVGGVRLAYQIWGPPDAPPLLLLHALGEDAADWEAVVPALARSRRVYVLDLRGHGRSDWPGNYSLELMQTDVLRFMDALGLGSVDLIGHSMGGIVAYLLAEDHPQRVSRLILEDVPVPRPRDQTTPTRPEGALTFDWEMVLAIRRQIDVPDPRWLERLSHITAKTLVLGGGPHSHVPQDGVTELARRIPGGRAVTVPVGHLIHHAAPEAFTEAVSAFLQENCRPAPNHERGHRP from the coding sequence GTGGATGATCAACGCTCGGTCGATGTTGGCGGGGTCCGGCTGGCCTATCAGATCTGGGGTCCGCCGGATGCTCCGCCGCTCCTCCTGTTGCACGCGCTGGGCGAGGATGCCGCCGACTGGGAGGCGGTTGTGCCAGCCCTCGCCAGGAGTCGACGGGTGTATGTCCTCGATCTTCGCGGTCACGGCCGAAGCGACTGGCCGGGGAACTACTCGCTCGAACTCATGCAGACCGATGTGCTCCGGTTTATGGACGCACTGGGGCTTGGCTCAGTGGATCTGATCGGGCACTCCATGGGCGGGATCGTGGCCTACCTGCTTGCGGAGGACCATCCGCAGCGGGTGAGCCGGCTCATTCTGGAGGACGTTCCAGTCCCGCGTCCCCGGGATCAGACCACCCCGACCAGGCCGGAGGGCGCCCTGACCTTCGACTGGGAGATGGTGCTGGCCATCAGGCGGCAGATCGATGTGCCTGACCCCAGATGGTTGGAGCGACTCAGCCACATCACCGCCAAGACCCTCGTGCTCGGCGGCGGCCCACACAGCCATGTTCCCCAGGACGGCGTCACCGAGCTGGCCCGCCGTATCCCCGGTGGCCGCGCGGTCACCGTCCCAGTTGGACACCTGATCCACCACGCAGCGCCGGAGGCGTTCACCGAGGCGGTTTCAGCGTTCCTGCAGGAGAACTGCCGTCCTGCCCCCAACCATGAGCGCGGTCACAGGCCGTAA
- a CDS encoding TetR/AcrR family transcriptional regulator, producing the protein MSEAPQRPPLRADARRNVEKLRKAAADAFSEHGLDTPLETIAKLAGVSVGTIYNRFGNRDALLDQVVNELADRQVRAAMAIADGMVGSAWDRLLAYVEAICQAQADDPAFNDAFSRRYPNAPALKAVCDRSLTFATELAVGARAEGALREDARMDDIARFFQVNGDLVRAGDDAGRRRVLALLFEGLRARTGSRPLPD; encoded by the coding sequence GTGTCCGAGGCACCCCAGCGACCGCCGCTGCGCGCCGATGCCCGCCGCAACGTCGAGAAGCTGCGCAAGGCCGCCGCGGACGCCTTCTCCGAGCATGGGCTCGACACGCCGCTGGAGACGATCGCGAAGCTGGCAGGAGTGAGCGTCGGCACGATCTACAACCGCTTCGGCAACCGCGATGCGCTGCTGGACCAGGTCGTCAACGAACTCGCCGACCGGCAGGTGCGCGCGGCGATGGCCATCGCGGACGGCATGGTGGGCAGCGCGTGGGACAGGCTGCTGGCCTACGTCGAGGCCATCTGTCAGGCGCAGGCCGACGACCCGGCGTTCAACGACGCGTTCTCCCGCCGCTACCCCAATGCCCCCGCCCTCAAGGCGGTCTGCGACCGGTCCCTGACCTTCGCCACCGAGCTGGCCGTCGGCGCCCGCGCCGAAGGGGCCCTGCGCGAAGACGCCCGGATGGACGACATCGCCCGCTTCTTCCAGGTCAACGGTGACCTCGTGCGGGCCGGGGACGACGCCGGACGACGCCGCGTCCTCGCCCTGCTCTTCGAGGGCCTGCGCGCCCGCACCGGCAGCCGCCCGCTGCCCGACTGA
- a CDS encoding helix-turn-helix domain-containing protein encodes MLTDRALLALVHLRTQLPHAALAELYGVGRSTVTEAIGEVRPLLADLCSPTAASPSPSSLDCAGGRWPTCSPTPIQEA; translated from the coding sequence GTGTTGACCGACCGGGCGCTGCTCGCGCTGGTCCACCTGCGCACTCAGCTCCCGCACGCCGCGCTCGCCGAGCTGTACGGAGTCGGCCGCTCCACCGTCACCGAGGCCATCGGCGAGGTCCGCCCGCTGCTCGCCGACCTCTGCTCGCCGACCGCGGCTTCGCCATCCCCGAGCAGCCTGGACTGCGCCGGCGGACGTTGGCCGACGTGTTCGCCTACGCCCATACAGGAGGCATGA
- a CDS encoding sterol carrier protein domain-containing protein — MAPRSRRPDRPGAGGSLQPVGLAHAGRFADHPNRRGDATSLRFAVHQERDGRATGYALYRHGSSPDGSGGSAGVVDVVELAACSRQAYAALWRFLAGIDLASRIDYEGSVDEPLPHLLIEPRAVKAAPVDRLWLRLADVDRALGGRSYILPLDLVLDVRDDFCPWNSGRHRLQAEAGKAVCEPTTAPADLRLTAAELGAAFLGGTSLTALAAAGLVKEVRGGALSRGSAAFRGEREPWYPGGWAFPLY, encoded by the coding sequence CTGGCGCCACGAAGCCGACGTCCTGATCGCCCGGGGGCCGGCGGTTCCCTCCAACCGGTAGGACTGGCTCACGCCGGCCGATTCGCGGACCATCCGAATCGGCGCGGCGATGCGACGTCGCTGCGGTTCGCCGTGCACCAGGAGCGCGACGGACGTGCCACCGGCTACGCGTTGTACCGGCACGGCTCCTCCCCGGACGGGTCCGGCGGCAGTGCTGGAGTGGTGGATGTGGTGGAACTGGCAGCGTGCTCGCGCCAGGCGTATGCGGCGCTGTGGCGCTTCCTCGCCGGCATCGACCTGGCGAGCCGGATCGACTACGAGGGCTCTGTGGACGAGCCCTTGCCTCACCTGCTCATCGAACCCCGGGCGGTCAAGGCCGCGCCGGTGGACCGCCTGTGGCTGCGGCTGGCCGACGTGGACAGGGCTCTGGGCGGCCGGAGTTACATCCTTCCGCTGGACCTCGTGCTGGATGTGCGGGACGACTTCTGCCCGTGGAATAGCGGTCGCCACCGGCTGCAGGCGGAAGCAGGCAAAGCCGTCTGCGAGCCCACGACCGCTCCGGCCGACCTGCGGCTGACGGCGGCGGAACTCGGCGCGGCCTTCCTCGGCGGCACTTCGCTGACGGCCCTCGCGGCCGCTGGCCTCGTCAAGGAAGTGCGGGGTGGTGCCCTTTCCCGAGGTTCGGCGGCCTTCCGCGGCGAACGCGAACCCTGGTATCCCGGCGGCTGGGCCTTCCCGCTCTATTAA
- a CDS encoding SDR family oxidoreductase — translation MVDNQCTTHTGLFDLSGKYALVTGGTRGIGMMIARGLLQAGARVVISSRKADTCAEAQRVLSEFGDVQAIPADLSRHDECQRLADHVKADSERLDILVNNAGAMWREPLETFPDEAWDTVIDLNLKSPFWLVQALLPALRQAGTADDPARIINIGSIAAIHVAQAPNYSYASSKAALHQLTRVLARELGPQHVTVNAVAPGVFPSQMMASTLDAIGDTIAAATPLRRLGRDDDMAGIAVFLASRAGSYLTGTIIPVDGGTATTASGTP, via the coding sequence ATGGTGGACAACCAATGCACCACGCACACAGGACTTTTCGATCTGAGCGGAAAGTACGCTCTTGTCACTGGCGGCACCAGGGGAATTGGGATGATGATAGCGCGCGGCCTTCTCCAGGCCGGCGCCCGCGTCGTCATCAGCTCACGCAAGGCAGACACGTGCGCGGAAGCGCAGCGTGTGCTGTCCGAATTTGGAGACGTTCAAGCAATCCCCGCTGACCTGTCCAGGCACGACGAGTGTCAGCGCCTCGCTGATCATGTCAAGGCTGACTCGGAACGCCTCGACATCCTCGTCAACAACGCGGGAGCCATGTGGCGCGAGCCGCTGGAGACGTTCCCGGACGAGGCCTGGGACACAGTGATCGACCTCAACCTCAAGTCGCCGTTCTGGCTGGTGCAGGCGCTGCTCCCCGCACTTCGCCAGGCGGGCACCGCCGATGATCCCGCGCGGATCATCAACATCGGCAGTATCGCCGCCATCCACGTCGCTCAGGCGCCCAACTACTCGTACGCCAGCAGCAAGGCGGCACTCCATCAACTCACCAGAGTGCTTGCCAGAGAGCTGGGCCCACAGCACGTCACCGTGAACGCGGTAGCACCGGGAGTGTTCCCGTCGCAGATGATGGCGTCCACGCTCGATGCCATCGGCGACACGATCGCTGCGGCGACCCCGCTGCGCCGGCTCGGCCGCGACGACGACATGGCGGGTATCGCCGTGTTTCTCGCCAGCCGGGCTGGGTCCTACCTCACGGGCACCATCATCCCGGTGGACGGCGGCACCGCGACGACCGCATCGGGTACCCCTTAG
- a CDS encoding FMN-dependent NADH-azoreductase: MATLLHIDSSAFAGQASTSRAVTEAFRRTWLEEHPGGKVVYRDLAVEPVPHITAHAHSAGLLDPAEHTDEQARAFAERLTLIAELEAADAVVIGAPMYNFSVPSSLKAWLDQVILMGRTAGSPESKVKGTPVTVVTSRGGSYAPGTPRAPHEHVLNYLDSVLSVIFEMEATFVVVDLTLAAHIPAMEHLVPLGERSLADAFEAAEKAARAA, translated from the coding sequence ATGGCGACACTGCTGCACATCGACTCGTCCGCCTTCGCGGGCCAGGCGTCCACCTCTCGGGCTGTCACCGAGGCCTTCCGTCGTACGTGGCTGGAAGAGCACCCCGGTGGCAAGGTGGTCTACCGGGATCTTGCCGTCGAGCCGGTCCCGCACATCACCGCGCACGCCCATAGCGCCGGGTTGCTCGACCCGGCGGAGCACACCGATGAGCAGGCTCGGGCCTTCGCCGAGCGACTGACCCTGATAGCCGAGCTGGAGGCGGCCGACGCGGTGGTGATCGGCGCGCCGATGTACAACTTCTCGGTGCCCTCCAGCCTCAAGGCCTGGCTGGACCAGGTGATCCTGATGGGCCGCACCGCCGGCTCGCCGGAGTCGAAGGTGAAGGGCACACCGGTGACGGTGGTGACCAGCCGCGGCGGCTCCTACGCCCCCGGCACGCCCCGGGCGCCGCACGAGCACGTGCTGAACTACCTGGATTCGGTGTTGTCGGTGATCTTCGAGATGGAGGCGACCTTCGTCGTCGTGGACCTGACGCTGGCCGCTCACATCCCGGCCATGGAGCACTTGGTCCCACTCGGTGAGCGGTCGCTGGCCGACGCGTTCGAGGCCGCGGAGAAGGCGGCTCGCGCCGCGTAG